From Woronichinia naegeliana WA131, the proteins below share one genomic window:
- a CDS encoding protein phosphatase 2C domain-containing protein: MDNATCMTCGIPLVKRYLWAVGDWINAYQMGELIEERYLLQRPHVLLDTLPALKPNHPEEMPNGIKPYLKLFPLRLYIPQVYSYLPSPDPEMNLEIWLLEYGSLPLDAQGELQYPNLLPELSTLWAEASPLQQLIWLWQMARLWQPLQAKGVVSSLLQASLLRVNGLNVQLMELCLDEHRYHTIKELAEVWSPLLSHPQAAIADFCQGVKDNLENGKIPHAESLITLLEKAIAELANHYQYRYQIVTATDTGPNREHNEDFCYPVPIPSPVPEKALPEEEPAITRPVSKLRGRNPIKISFPKDDPPTPESSNLEALTQDPPVEVSMVEDPNNLELSVETVPTEPEVEVLTLENLMIICDGVGGQDGGEIASQLTVKHLVQEIATRLPFAQKSSPTPSEQLPYQQVLQELEQGINQVNDRLNNRNNEEHRTERERMGTTLVMTLAEHQSLYIANVGDSRCYWITENSCQQVTVDDDLACREVRLGYALYREVVQLPRSGALVQAMGMAASDSLYPALQRLLISDRSLFLLCSDGLSDFDRVEQYWQTELVPILTGKVDLLTGRDRLMALANEKNGHDNTTIGLLLCQVEAPETLPTLSYQAVETQVSSRTASNTMNAITAEAKMLTPLPRMPVPHRRLPSVLYTPISLKAGIALIFVGTVSLLGLFGYSFFLWFTARSLEVAPPENVSSTPIPDSSIPATPIPDSSIPATPIPTTPISATPIPATPVPATPIPTTPISATPVPTTPIPDRSIPATPIPASPLPLSPSP, encoded by the coding sequence TTGGATAATGCCACTTGTATGACCTGTGGAATTCCCCTGGTTAAACGTTATTTATGGGCCGTGGGAGATTGGATTAATGCCTATCAAATGGGCGAGTTGATTGAAGAACGTTATTTACTCCAACGACCTCACGTTTTGTTAGATACGTTACCCGCCCTCAAGCCGAATCATCCAGAGGAAATGCCTAACGGGATTAAGCCCTATCTGAAGTTGTTCCCCTTAAGGCTTTATATTCCTCAGGTTTACAGTTATTTGCCTAGCCCTGATCCAGAAATGAATTTGGAAATTTGGCTATTGGAGTATGGGTCTTTACCGCTAGATGCTCAGGGAGAATTGCAATATCCGAATTTGTTACCAGAATTATCAACGCTGTGGGCTGAGGCTTCACCGTTACAACAATTAATTTGGTTGTGGCAGATGGCTCGACTATGGCAACCTCTACAGGCTAAAGGAGTCGTTTCCAGTCTTTTACAAGCTTCTTTGCTGCGAGTTAATGGCTTGAATGTACAGCTAATGGAATTGTGCTTAGATGAGCATCGGTACCATACGATTAAGGAGTTGGCAGAGGTTTGGTCGCCCCTCCTGAGTCATCCCCAAGCGGCGATCGCTGATTTTTGTCAGGGGGTCAAAGACAATTTGGAAAACGGGAAAATTCCCCATGCAGAATCTTTAATTACTTTATTAGAAAAGGCGATCGCTGAACTGGCTAACCATTATCAATATCGTTACCAGATCGTTACAGCTACGGACACGGGCCCTAATCGTGAGCATAATGAGGATTTTTGTTATCCTGTCCCCATTCCCAGCCCTGTTCCTGAAAAGGCTTTACCAGAAGAAGAACCGGCTATCACTCGCCCTGTTAGCAAGCTGAGAGGGAGAAATCCTATCAAGATTTCCTTTCCCAAGGATGATCCACCCACCCCAGAGTCATCAAACCTAGAGGCACTGACGCAAGATCCGCCAGTAGAAGTCAGTATGGTGGAAGATCCCAATAATCTGGAGTTGTCAGTTGAAACCGTCCCCACTGAGCCGGAAGTGGAAGTTCTCACCCTGGAAAACTTAATGATTATTTGTGATGGCGTTGGCGGTCAAGACGGTGGAGAAATTGCGTCCCAATTAACGGTCAAGCATCTCGTTCAAGAAATTGCCACCCGCTTACCTTTTGCTCAAAAATCTTCTCCAACACCTTCTGAACAATTGCCCTATCAGCAAGTTTTACAGGAGCTTGAGCAAGGGATCAATCAGGTCAATGATCGTCTCAATAACCGTAACAATGAGGAACATCGCACGGAACGGGAACGGATGGGGACAACTCTCGTGATGACGTTGGCCGAGCATCAATCCCTTTATATTGCCAATGTGGGAGATTCTCGTTGCTATTGGATTACGGAAAATAGCTGTCAGCAGGTGACGGTGGATGATGATCTAGCCTGTCGAGAGGTGCGTTTAGGTTACGCGCTTTATCGGGAAGTAGTGCAATTACCCCGATCCGGTGCTTTAGTGCAGGCAATGGGAATGGCGGCTTCTGACTCCCTTTACCCCGCCTTACAGCGATTATTAATCTCCGATCGCTCCCTCTTTTTACTCTGTTCGGATGGCTTGTCGGATTTTGATCGGGTTGAACAGTATTGGCAGACGGAATTAGTTCCCATTTTGACGGGAAAAGTCGATTTGTTGACAGGCCGCGATCGCTTAATGGCTTTAGCCAATGAAAAAAATGGCCATGACAATACCACGATTGGTCTATTACTTTGTCAAGTGGAAGCCCCTGAAACATTACCCACTCTGTCCTATCAGGCGGTTGAAACCCAAGTCTCTAGCAGGACGGCTTCTAACACGATGAATGCGATCACTGCCGAAGCAAAAATGCTGACTCCTTTGCCCAGGATGCCGGTTCCTCATCGGCGGCTACCGTCTGTTTTATATACACCCATTTCTCTCAAGGCGGGAATTGCACTTATTTTTGTTGGTACTGTAAGTTTGTTGGGACTTTTCGGTTATAGCTTTTTTCTCTGGTTTACAGCGAGATCACTAGAAGTTGCTCCTCCAGAAAATGTATCTTCTACGCCTATTCCCGATAGCTCTATCCCTGCAACACCTATTCCCGATAGCTCTATCCCTGCGACACCTATTCCAACAACGCCTATTTCTGCGACACCAATCCCTGCAACACCTGTTCCTGCGACACCAATTCCAACAACACCAATTTCTGCGACACCTGTTCCAACAACACCTATTCCCGATCGCTCTATCCCTGCGACACCTATTCCTGCTTCCCCATTGCCGCTTTCTCCTAGCCCCTAA
- a CDS encoding Uma2 family endonuclease gives MTVAAIRPITIEEFLQLPETEPASEFINGKIIQKPMPQGEHSQLQIDLCETINQIAKPQKIAKAFPELRCVFGGLAIIPDITVFRWERIPRLPSGRIANRFEIYPDWAIEILSPDQKYKQVLAKLLHCAEYGTELGWLLDAEDESILVVDSDRRVRELKNSDRLPVLTGISLELNVQQVFSWLIF, from the coding sequence ATGACAGTTGCAGCCATTAGACCCATAACAATCGAAGAATTTTTGCAATTACCAGAAACAGAACCTGCTTCCGAATTTATTAATGGAAAAATAATACAAAAACCGATGCCTCAAGGCGAACATAGTCAACTTCAGATTGACCTCTGCGAAACGATTAATCAAATTGCCAAACCTCAAAAAATCGCTAAAGCCTTTCCTGAACTGCGTTGTGTGTTTGGTGGATTAGCGATCATTCCCGACATTACTGTATTTCGTTGGGAGCGAATCCCTCGATTGCCATCAGGACGGATTGCCAATCGTTTTGAAATTTATCCTGATTGGGCGATTGAAATTCTCTCTCCCGATCAAAAATATAAGCAAGTCCTCGCCAAACTATTACATTGTGCCGAGTATGGGACAGAATTAGGGTGGTTGCTGGATGCTGAAGATGAAAGTATTTTAGTTGTGGATAGCGATCGCCGAGTACGGGAACTTAAAAACAGCGATCGTCTGCCTGTTCTGACCGGAATTTCCTTAGAACTAAACGTTCAACAAGTCTTTAGCTGGTTAATTTTTTGA
- the menD gene encoding 2-succinyl-5-enolpyruvyl-6-hydroxy-3-cyclohexene-1-carboxylic-acid synthase, which produces MDFRNVNTLWSSVLVETLHRLGLKFAIICPGSRSSSLTLAFAQHPQIETLPILDERSAAFFALGRAKRSRRPVVLVCTSGTAGANFYPAIIEATESQIPLIVLTADRPPELRHCHAGQTIDQLKLYGYYPRWQSELTIPSSALESLQYLRQTIVHAWERSLYPQAGVVHLNCPFQEPLAPIPDAAVLSLADSFPLDSFWAMVRPISGNLRISTLVNSDLTLLLQHCSEQAPWPAKGIIIAGLYQGDDPQSYCQAIAALSQHLAYPVFGDALSPLRNFFDGSYPLITTYDFVLRNPQIAQTLNPDCIIQIGELPTSKNLRIWLSQLSCPRYIVDTSRDNFDPLHAQTQHLRLSLFQFVTILAEQKKPASRKKEYLQEWQVLEQKIQQQMTVIMTEREELFEGKIAWLISQSLPSQTPIFIANSMPIRHVEFFWQPNQTYSQPYFNRGANGIDGTLSSALGMAHQETPSLLLTGDLSLLHDTNGFLIRPYFRGHLTIILINNNGGGIFEMLAIASKESYFENYFATPQSINFAKLCVSYNIDYFLINDQQTFVELISNLPQEGIRLLEIKTDRKADAAWLKKIGHQLAFLTA; this is translated from the coding sequence ATGGATTTTCGGAACGTTAATACTCTTTGGTCATCGGTTTTAGTGGAGACTCTTCATCGGCTGGGATTGAAGTTTGCCATTATTTGCCCTGGTTCTCGTTCTAGTTCCTTGACCCTGGCTTTTGCCCAACATCCTCAGATTGAAACTCTTCCAATTTTAGATGAGCGATCGGCGGCCTTTTTTGCCTTGGGACGGGCCAAGCGATCCAGAAGACCTGTTGTTCTTGTCTGTACATCAGGAACCGCCGGAGCCAATTTTTATCCCGCTATTATTGAAGCCACCGAAAGCCAGATCCCTTTAATCGTATTAACTGCCGATCGCCCACCGGAATTACGTCATTGTCATGCAGGGCAAACCATCGATCAGCTTAAACTCTATGGCTATTACCCTCGATGGCAAAGCGAGTTAACCATTCCTAGTTCAGCCTTAGAATCATTGCAATATCTTCGGCAAACAATAGTTCATGCCTGGGAACGCAGTCTTTACCCTCAAGCCGGTGTGGTTCATCTCAACTGTCCTTTTCAAGAACCTTTAGCCCCCATTCCCGATGCTGCTGTTCTCTCTTTGGCTGATAGTTTTCCCCTAGACTCTTTTTGGGCAATGGTTCGGCCAATCTCCGGCAACTTAAGGATATCAACCCTCGTTAATTCGGACTTAACGCTTCTTCTTCAACATTGTTCAGAGCAAGCTCCCTGGCCCGCCAAAGGCATTATTATCGCCGGATTGTATCAAGGGGATGATCCTCAGTCTTATTGTCAAGCGATCGCCGCTCTATCCCAACATTTAGCCTATCCTGTCTTCGGAGATGCCCTTTCCCCCCTGCGAAATTTTTTTGATGGCAGTTACCCCCTGATTACGACCTACGATTTTGTGTTACGCAATCCCCAAATTGCTCAAACATTAAACCCCGATTGCATCATCCAAATTGGAGAATTACCAACGAGTAAAAACCTGCGAATTTGGTTAAGTCAACTGTCTTGTCCTCGCTATATTGTTGATACCTCTAGAGATAACTTTGACCCGTTACACGCCCAGACCCAGCATCTCAGACTTTCTCTTTTCCAATTTGTGACCATTCTTGCCGAGCAGAAAAAGCCAGCCTCTAGAAAAAAAGAATACCTGCAAGAGTGGCAAGTTTTGGAACAAAAAATCCAGCAACAAATGACAGTAATAATGACAGAGAGAGAGGAGCTATTTGAAGGAAAAATTGCCTGGTTAATTTCTCAATCCTTACCGAGCCAAACCCCAATTTTTATTGCCAACAGTATGCCGATTCGCCATGTAGAATTTTTTTGGCAGCCGAATCAAACCTATAGTCAACCCTATTTTAATCGAGGAGCCAATGGCATTGATGGTACACTTTCCTCCGCCCTGGGAATGGCTCACCAAGAAACGCCCAGTTTACTCTTGACGGGGGATTTGTCATTATTGCATGACACCAATGGCTTTTTAATTCGTCCCTATTTCCGAGGGCATCTAACCATTATCCTGATTAACAACAACGGCGGTGGTATCTTTGAAATGTTGGCGATCGCGTCCAAAGAATCCTATTTTGAAAATTATTTTGCCACACCCCAGTCTATTAACTTTGCCAAACTTTGTGTAAGCTATAATATTGATTATTTTCTCATCAATGACCAACAGACCTTTGTCGAACTAATCAGCAATCTTCCTCAAGAAGGGATCCGTTTATTAGAAATTAAGACGGATCGAAAAGCTGATGCAGCTTGGTTAAAGAAGATTGGTCATCAATTAGCTTTCCTTACTGCATAG
- the bchM gene encoding magnesium protoporphyrin IX methyltransferase, which yields MTNVANDKTIVKNYFNETGFDRWRRIYGDGSVNKVQKDIRIGHQQTINTVIGWLISDGNLPGLMVCDAGCGVGSLSIPLAQSGAIVYGSDISEKMVGEAQKRAQEALGLGNVPTFMTQDLEKLSGKYHTVICLDVLIHYPSTEARGMIAHLASLAEKRLILSFAPKTLGLTLLKKVGELFPGPSKTTRAYQHKEEDIKEMLKDNGLQVQRNDMTSTRFYYSRILEAVRL from the coding sequence ATGACCAACGTCGCGAATGACAAGACTATTGTTAAGAACTATTTTAATGAAACGGGGTTTGACCGTTGGCGGCGAATCTATGGGGATGGCAGTGTTAACAAGGTTCAGAAGGATATTCGTATTGGTCATCAACAAACAATTAATACAGTAATTGGTTGGCTAATCAGTGATGGCAATTTACCTGGCCTGATGGTTTGTGATGCGGGTTGTGGTGTAGGCAGTTTAAGTATTCCTTTGGCTCAATCGGGGGCGATCGTCTATGGCAGTGATATTTCCGAAAAAATGGTCGGAGAAGCTCAAAAGAGGGCGCAGGAAGCATTGGGTTTAGGGAATGTACCAACTTTTATGACCCAGGACTTAGAAAAGTTATCGGGTAAATATCATACGGTTATTTGCCTAGATGTACTCATTCATTATCCATCGACGGAGGCGAGAGGAATGATTGCCCATCTAGCTTCCCTAGCAGAAAAACGTCTCATTCTCAGTTTTGCACCGAAGACGTTAGGATTAACGTTACTGAAAAAGGTGGGGGAATTATTTCCAGGCCCCAGTAAAACCACCCGTGCTTATCAACATAAAGAGGAAGATATTAAGGAAATGCTTAAAGATAATGGTTTACAGGTGCAGCGCAATGATATGACTAGTACTCGTTTCTATTATTCTCGTATTCTGGAAGCAGTTCGGCTCTAA
- a CDS encoding acyl-CoA thioesterase, giving the protein MRSYDYKHIVGFEETNLVGNVYYANYILWQGRCREMFLYDHAPDIIQQFSQGLALVTVRVSCDYFSELYAFDQVTIRMSLKELKQNRITMLFDYWKISDKGEELVAKGEQQAACMQRQGEKIVAIAVPESLRRALEEYGGGAR; this is encoded by the coding sequence ATGAGAAGTTATGATTATAAACACATTGTCGGCTTTGAAGAAACTAACTTAGTCGGCAATGTTTATTATGCTAATTATATTCTTTGGCAAGGTCGTTGTCGAGAAATGTTTTTATATGACCATGCGCCCGATATTATTCAACAATTTTCCCAGGGTTTAGCCTTGGTGACAGTGCGAGTTTCCTGTGATTATTTCTCAGAATTATATGCCTTTGATCAGGTGACAATTCGTATGAGCTTAAAGGAACTTAAACAAAATAGGATCACCATGCTTTTTGACTATTGGAAAATCTCGGACAAGGGGGAAGAATTAGTCGCCAAAGGTGAACAACAAGCCGCTTGTATGCAGAGACAAGGGGAAAAAATAGTAGCGATCGCCGTACCAGAGAGTTTACGAAGGGCCTTGGAAGAGTACGGAGGAGGAGCCAGGTAA